The Larimichthys crocea isolate SSNF chromosome XII, L_crocea_2.0, whole genome shotgun sequence region ACAGCAAAGTTGTCCTCTCGTCCAATCAAAAAAGAGAGGTGTGGGCTTTGTGGCGCTCAAGACTCTACCATTTGATTGGTTGAAACGCTCGTCAGTTATGGTAGTCTTGTGGACTTTGTAGTTTGGTGCGGGGACCTCCGCCAGCCGCTTCACTGAAATTCGAACCACATGTCCCACAATCCAACAGGCGTCACAGGCGGCAGCATGCGCACGGCTAGAGGCGGAGCTGCTATATAAACACGGGCTCCCTCTTCTTGAGCAGCACACTGGACACTGTTGTGACGGTAGAACGTCGTCTTCGGGTGAGCGAGCGCTCTGACAGCATCGAAACAGTTAATGGTAGTTAGCGACAGTTGCTCTGACAAACCCTTTGGAGGAGTAACAAGTCTTTACTGTTCGGAAGTTTACTTTGAGTTTGTGAGAGTTCGCTTTCAGACGACAAAACTCAAACTTTCTTTAGTGATATCGCCCTTATTCTGGAATAAGTATATTTTGTTCAAAttgcgtcttttttttttaacgaacTTTTGAAGCTCCGTTTTTTAAGAGCGCGAACATGATTTGATAAGGAGGAGCCATCAGAGCGGATCAAACCAGGATGACAGAGCCAGCGGAGCACAAGACCCATCACCTGAAAACTTCAGCCAGCCCATCAGGTGGGATCAGCGGAGACGCTATGGAGCATCTCCCAGCCAGCAACCGTGGTGGAGCAGAGAACGGCCACAGGGGGCGACAGAGAGagcacaagcagcagcagcagcagcagcagcagcggcgggcGGAGAACTGTGGGGATATCAACAGAGACAAGTTATGGCAAATGAAAGGCGGACAGAGGGGGGTGTGCCCTGCCTTGGCTGACGGAAACGAGCTCCCAAAGTGCCCGAAAACTGAAGTTCACGGAGCGGCAGACGGTGATAACACCTCACAGGGGAACAACAGTGAAGACAGGCAGCTGGAGGAGAGCTCGCTCATCGACTCGGACACCGGGTTTGATGTGCGCCTGGGCAAGAAGAGGCACCGGCGCAGGAACACCAGAAAGAAGCGCAACTGGAAGCCTTACTACAAACTTTCCTGGGAGGAAAGGAAAGCTCtggaagagaaggagacagcCAGAGCTTCTCGGCTGAGAGAGGAGATGTTCGCCAAAGGGCTCCCAGTGGCCCCATATAACACCACCCAGTTCCTGATGGACGAGCACGACCGGGAGGAGCCCGACCTCAACACTGAGACCGGGGTCAGGCGACCCGCAGGGGTCGGTGGCCGCATGGAGGACACGGGCAGCGAGGAGGACTTGTTCGAtaacgaggaggaggacgatgatgaCGGCAGCGGCGGGGGCAGCGATGGCATCGGGAGGCCCGGGAACGCAGGTGGAGAGTTTCTCCAGAGAGACTTTTCTGAGACCTACGAGATGTACCACGTCGAGAGCCTGCAGAATATGACCAAGCAGGAGCTGGTGCAGGAGTACCTGGAGCTGGAGAAGTGCATGTCccggctggaggaggagaacaacCGGCTGAGGCGCGCCGTGGAGCCCGGGGGTCTGACCGTGGAGAGCTCCCTTGTCCGGCTTGGAGAGCTGGAGAGGGAGCTGGAGAGACTGAGGGCCCAAAACACGGAGCTCCTCCTGCAGAACCAGCCGAGCAAGGACAGGGGGCAGGTCGCTACCAACTAATGGACACAATGCAAACAGGGGaacccctttaaaaaaaaaaaattaaaaaaaggtaaaacatgggactgatgcatttaaaaaaacaaacaaaaaaaattaatcagtTTTCTGTAATCAGTTTGTCATCTGGATGATGAAGTCCTTGCATTGAAATGCAATACTTGACGTTTCTTTTCTATTCGGACTGTAAGGCTGtcctgttcattttttttttttttcaagaagaaatgtaaatatttcaaaataagattcTTTTTATAAAGAGAATGTATTTGACAACACgagaatattttgtttgtttcccggGTCAACTTCACAGAACACCCATtgacaaaaaactgtttttgaatttaaaaaacaaaacaaaaaaacaatcctcATATGTTGTTCATACCTCTGCATATGTTTCTTTATCAACCCCGTTCAGAAAAATTGAAATAACATAATTACAGCTAATTGGACCAGTTtgcaaagtctgttttttttattttgcagaagTTAAAATTCCAGagtgaacattttaacagtTGTGTGTTAAcaaagttcaaataaaacattttgaaacgaTGCTCTCATGTGTTGTAATGCCTGCTGCTctgagacagacacaggaagctTCCAGAGTGAAACTACACATCATCACAAAGCTCGTCTTGTGAGGAGGATCCTGAGATGGGCCAGACAGACGACATCAGCGGGCTGTGATGAATGCacagaaagggaaggaggaggaggaggaggagggggctaTGATGGAGAGGCTCTTTATGGTTTATTATTCTGCAGAAGCCAAACAATGAGATGCAAATGTTCCTTATTGAAGCTCTATATTTAGGTAAAATTAATTTCCACATAATGCAGTGATGTTAAACTGATAATATTTATACTTATAATATAGTTTAGTCCTTCATGTGCAGAGGCAATCTGAGCCATTTGGCCTGGAGACTTTACTCATCTTTAGACTCCAGAGGGCGACATTCAGCTCCTATTTTAAGAAGCAAAACATGAGCTTCCTCCtcctaaagtgtgtgtgtgtgtgtgtgctgcaaaaaaaatccCACGAACACACATGagcatttttctttaaacatagTTCTGTTTATTTACATCATATAACCTTGCTTTAAAGCACACAGCCATGAGGGGGAAACTGTTTTCAGGCGGacaacctcttttttttttttttaagtccagTCATTTTCATATTAGTTATACTCAAAAGCAATTCCAAATGTACACAGTACAATATGTTACATATTAAGATAGTATGtacaaaaagattttaaaatacaacaaagacATCAGGCGGATCACATTTCAGATGACACACACGCCAACCGTGGATGAAGTCACAGGTTGTTTGCTCATCTTCAGTTGATCGAGCGTTGTCCTCCTGACATGACCTAATGTCATTCTAGGGTGGGGCTTGTTAGGTGTACCATATTCACACACTGTGGATCACtaggcagagagagatgacCTCAGTTTGTTAAGAAAAGCAGCTGAGAATACTATGCCTCTTCCCTCTTTAGCAGCAAGCTGTTAATGCCTGTGTTGAAGGCAAAGAGAGTGTGCATAGACATGTCCTTGGCTTGAAGTGtgctttttctccttttttttatttatttttattttttttacaacctctCAGTTCGACCGCTTGTATTTAATGTACACATCTTTGGGTCAGTGCCTTAGTTTTACCATCGAccacaggagagagggagagagggaggagaccCAGAAACAACAGAAGGAAACGGAAAGATAAGAACCGATCATGGcactgcagaacaaaaacacattccacGAATCAGGCACTTGTAGAAAAAATCTTGAGGTAAGACAAGACTAtaacttattattatcattattattattactattaatcTTGTTCACTGGGTTATTTGGTCAGATGAAAACAACATCACTTTGGAAGTTGCACCtcctgtttgtgttattttgtgatTTCCACAGCCAAGACGAGAGATGAAAACAACAGATTCACGTGTTCAGTTTCCTCTAATGTACCATTTCCCCAGCTTAGGGATGATTTATTAGAGCCTGACCTCATGGAGAACTCCTCGTCACGTTAACCCCCAAGGTAATTAAATGTGTAGACAGAAGAACCCTCGGAGGGGGACGTGATGAAAACCGCTGTACATCACCTCGGACAGAGGTGAAggcttctcttctgtctcttttacaAGAAAGAACATACTTTGTCTTGAGCTTAGTAAATACGAGCAGATCAGCGGAGGCAATGCTCAGTAATCCAAGACatgaataacaaaacaaatgaggtcAGCCATCACAGTGTGGCACTGAGCTGCCTTCAAACCGTCCagtataatgtaataattaccAGGTTACACCTCTACCTCTCGCTACATGTCGTCTGCGTACACGTTGACGCAACATCGTTGGAAGTAAAGTCACCGGAGAGATTTATTTATAAGACTAGAGCTCAAGAGATAATAAAGGTTTTCTGCACAGTGCTGAGAATCAGAAAGGCCATCTATGAGGAAGTAAGGAACAGGTTTAGTCATGTTTATCTTGTCTCCTTTGAACAGGTACACCAAAGAGGTGAAATCACAataaaagtacttttttttttaactttaatacaaaatatatataatatatatattgaatataaaacaaaaaaaaaagaatatattaaGGGAAACATTTCAAGTAACATCTTGAAAGAAATGACTGTGCACTTTTGCGTGCGCTTTTTTTGTAAACCATAAAAAaaggaactaaaaaaaaaaagtaaaaacaaatatgataacataatatttatatttacaaaagGTTAACTTAACAAGGCTTTgtacaaatgttacaaaattcgttcaacacaaacacctgcaCGCTCAGACATGATCACAAACATTGTTgcgcaaacacacataaacattattAACAAGTAATCGAGAGAcgactgtggtgtgtgtgtgtgtgtgtgtgtgtgtgatgtttggaGTATAAAGGGAGGGTCTTACAGTGTTTGTGGTCTGACGAGTAACAGATCAGGAAGACTGATATGAAAAATCAGTTGAAATCCCTCTTGAAATTGAAAATGACCGCTGACTTTGAATTATAGGAATCATAGCAGGTTTAGAGATGTTTTAATCGTTAAAGCACCATTCTCTCAAGAACCGGAGGAGGTCTGCAGCACCTTCCTCCGGGCACCTGGAGGGATTTAACCCTTTAATTTATGTCGTCTGAGAGCCAGGCAGGAAGAAGACGGGGATGGATGCTCGATTATTACTCGAATGAGAATTCTTGGCCATAAACGTTGATTGTGTTGAGGTCTCTGTTTCTGTATTATTTCTATAAAAgcacacatatattatatattataaaaataaaaacacaaaaacaaaagctttggCAACACTGGAGCGCCCCTTGCCATGCGAACGGAGCTAAATCGAAAAAGAAAAGTGGTGGGCTGCTTTGAAAAGATCTGTTTGTTGGTACACTGTGCTGCACCTGACGACTAACCGAGATCCAAGACCCTGTTTTTAACCATGCTGCCGGTCGACTGACCTGCAGAGTCAGAATCCGCAGCCTGTTTTCCTTGGAGTGAGGGGTGAGGGGTCAGCTGACAGGGCTCACAGGTACTGGTGGAATCTAGAGGGGGGTGTTTGACGTGCAGCCGGTCCTTGTTCGAGTCCGTCTGCATCCCGAGGCAGCCCTGGTGTTTTGACCTGGTTTTGAGTGATGGGAGAAAGGGGGTAGTCATTGACATTCAGTGGGGGTCTCTTGTCGGATGTCTCAGTCGGGGAGGCCACCACGGTGTGTCTGCGCCAGGCCCGTCTCTTCTTCCGTGTCTCGGGTGACAGCGGTTTTCGCAGTCCCACACTGCGGAGGTCGTCTGCCGAGCCCATCAGACGAGCGCAGACCTGCTCTCCCATATATCTGCCACCCGGGCCGTTTGGGGTAAAGGAGGCGGCCTCGCTCGGTGGCAGGGTGGGCTTGGGTCGGGCATGGCGCAGGCTCTCCTGGCTGCTCCCTGAGGAGGGGTTGGTTCTGGAAGTGTCCCTCCTCACTCTTGGTGCGCCGTCTGGTCCAGAAGCGTCCCCGTCGCCCTGGGCCGTGGCTTCAAACTGCTCTAAGAGGTCCAGGGAGCGAGCCTTGGCCTTCTCCGACTTCAGCTTCTTCCTGGCCAGAGTGTCACACTGGATCAGCTTGTGGGAGTTAAAGGAAGGCCGCGAATGCAGTTTAtgagtggtggaggaggaggagaaggaggaggacgagggcgTCGTGGACCTTGCTCCTCCTTCGCTCCTGTCCGCAgagtctggtgtgtgtgtgagggcggTGGGCGGAGCCAAAAGGTTTGTGGGCGACAGCACAGGGGGTTTGTAGTGTGTGTAGAGGAAGCTACGCGGGGGCGCAGGTGGTTGTGTGTTCACAGGTGTGGTCGGGTGTTTGTCCGGTCTCTCCTGGGTCAGCGAGCGCGAGGCGAAGCCGCTCTCATTGTCCGTCTCGCTCACCAGCTCGCTGTGCTCGTCGTCGGCGTCGTCCCCTCTCCCCTCTGACCCCAGGCTCCGCCCTAACGTGGAGAGGGTGGAATAACCAGAAACGATGGAGCGAGCATCCTCTGGAGCTCTCCACTGTGGCCCCTTCACCTCCGCCcgtgtctcctcctcctgcaacAACATGGCTGCCTGCCtttctcctgcctcctcttcctctttgcaGCGCAGCCGGCTTGGAATAACCGCCGCCACCTCCTCTTCTACCTCGTCTTTCACTCCACTTTCTGCAActtcctcgtcttcctcttcttcttcctcttcatcgtcgtcctcctctccctctgcccgAGGAGCAGTGTCCCTTACAGGcgactctgcctcctcctcctcttcctcctcctccgcgcCCAAATGTCCGGCTTTGATCGGCTCGTGCTCCGAGTCGTCGTCGGTGCTGCTGCCCACGCGGCGGGCGTTATGGCGCTTCCTGCGTTTGCGGCCCGTAACAGCTGACATGATGGACAGAGTCAGGAAGTCCTTAGGCGTGAGATCTTTCTTTGACCCCCACGacccctgaaaaaaaaaaataaacaagaaaacatgacaTTACACTTTATATATTGTctgtgttcatatatatatattgaactGCTGCTGAACAACCAGAGTATCTTTGCACCACATGAGGGGATGTTACCTTTGATTTAGCTGAGTCACTGTTGGTTGAGTCTGGggaaaagagaataaaaacatcagcGGGTCAGAACCGATGAAGTTAACAAAAGGCCAGGACAGTCATGGTGGAGGACACAGAGGCAGTTGGTGTGATCGTCACTCTTTTAAAGGATAAGACCACGATAAATCACAGAAAACTGCTCCTGCACCGCTCTGAACGCGATGAACCACAGCTGGTGTTTTCCATCAGCTGTACAGAGGAAAACACCTGCTGGGACGTCATCGAACTGACGTGCGTCTACGGCGCTCTGTCCGATGCGAGCAGCAGTTTTATGTCCTGAACAAATATTAAATCACAAGACGTCTAAATTTGAAGGAGCTCGTCTTCCTCTGTGCCCTCTGACCTCTGAACCGGCACACTGATGTACACActggagcagaggaggagaaataatGATTGGGATGAGGGGGAAGCAGGGTTTGGTGTTTGGAGGAAACACTGCATTAGGAAACCACGGCACACACCGATGACATCACCCAAAACACTGATGACATCGATTCAGTGAAAGAAGCGATGGGAGTTGGCGAGAAAAAGGCAGGAAAAATCGAGTccggagaaagaaaaagaaacacacttcCTCacgaacacagacacacaccgatGCAGGATCTGTTTTTATCTTCCACTGAATCTAAACCCTGAGAGCGGAGGTAGAGTGATGACCGCTTGAGGGGGCTCTAGGTGGAAGTGTTACTCATGCACATAAAAGTACATTTGGTCTGTGTGCTGCTTCCAGATGCTTGCTCAAACTTCCACCCTCCATCTTTGGTCTTTCATATCAAACATACACCACCACTAAAGCTCCAGTCGATGCTCTTTAGGTCAAACAATCAGATTTTGGTACGCTATAGAGTTGACGTAAGATGTTGAGACTGTTCTGACAACTACTAGTACTGAAACactatgaataaaaaataataataataaaaaaagatgctgtTTAACTGACTGACTACAGAACTATCGGTTTCTACTATAACAAAAACCTGTTATAGATTTGGAAATCTGTCTCACCAGGTGTCCGTCGATGGCAAAATATCAcgtcagctcttttttttttaatacaatttcTGAGagattttactttgaaaggtcACTTTCAACAATGGGTCTAATGATAGAGAGTGTGGTTTTCTTTACAGGCTGTAAAGAGGTTGTATTTTTGCTTCTGATTTTAGACTACGTAAACAGATTTCTACTACCTCCCTCACTTTAGAAACATTCTGggaatttttcattttcacgtTAACCAGTGATAAAAAACCAGAGGTGGAAAGGTGAAAGTTTGAGCCACTGCTGAGCCTGGCACGAATAAATCAGACTAAACGTATCTGGCTTTTGAAATAGCAGAATCAGAAACGGCGCCACCCAGAGTCTCTTTGGAGCTGAGTGGAGTAAAAGGAACCCGATGATTGGACTACGCTGACTGAAACTGGCCGTAGGATGAGTGCTCGACAACAAGACAGGTCCACATAGTGAGGGTGTTTGTCTCTCAGTGACAGACCACAGTTTGCACTCCGGTGTCAGATACATCAGCTTTAACAGGCAGAGAGCAACCAGTCATCCATTAATTCATTATTGAGACTGGAGCGACGACACTGAAGTGACATGTTCTCACGGAGACCTCCGTCTGACAGGGAGACTTTCAGGAGAGTAATGGAAACCATGGAGACATAAACCatcaccactctctctctctttctctttctctcacccacacacaaacacacattatttcacTTTCACAATACGATGCACTGACtcaattgcacacacacacacacacacacgtattgcCAGGGGAGTTCCCATCCTACCGCAGTGGCTGCTCCACAGGCTCAGCTAAGAGAGGGAAATGCAGAAACGtacagagaaagtgaaagatgaGCAacgtggaggagaaaaaaaagaggtcagcagagaggagagaagtaTAGGCACTCtatcaaacacagaaacactccaACTGCTAACGGATGTCATTTCTTATGCTGCGTTCCAGGTCTGTAGGAAAGTAGGGAATTCTGGCTTCAAACTGGGACACACACTTCCAAAGAGGAATCTCAATCAAGCGGGAAAATCTGatgtaacatgttttttacCATAACTCATTTAGTCATTTCTGCAAAATAACGTGAGTTATTATTAAGAGAAATCTGGCCtgacagctgttgt contains the following coding sequences:
- the hexim1 gene encoding protein HEXIM1, with translation MTEPAEHKTHHLKTSASPSGGISGDAMEHLPASNRGGAENGHRGRQREHKQQQQQQQQRRAENCGDINRDKLWQMKGGQRGVCPALADGNELPKCPKTEVHGAADGDNTSQGNNSEDRQLEESSLIDSDTGFDVRLGKKRHRRRNTRKKRNWKPYYKLSWEERKALEEKETARASRLREEMFAKGLPVAPYNTTQFLMDEHDREEPDLNTETGVRRPAGVGGRMEDTGSEEDLFDNEEEDDDDGSGGGSDGIGRPGNAGGEFLQRDFSETYEMYHVESLQNMTKQELVQEYLELEKCMSRLEEENNRLRRAVEPGGLTVESSLVRLGELERELERLRAQNTELLLQNQPSKDRGQVATN